From Melitaea cinxia chromosome 3, ilMelCinx1.1, whole genome shotgun sequence, one genomic window encodes:
- the LOC123669333 gene encoding uncharacterized protein LOC123669333 isoform X1: MALTVALPLAGLETEDFNSFRHIIDIASLSQSQTSPSPSVSSESSGIGSLASLKSESVNNDSLPSSPQTTEKKLFETVVQPQPRPKETKVEDVKVMYGGHDILNLSANLTDPRWNYRATVLPPNNPALFFANRSQYHRLGPYGTRTQYVKDSCRMCGFSWVVAATE, translated from the exons ATGGCTTTAACAGTTGCACTACCACTGGCTGGATTGGAGACAGAAGATTTTAATTCGTTCAGGCATATCATAGACATAGCGAGCCTGTCCCAGTCTCAAACGAGCCCGAGCCCATCTGTCTCCAGCGAATCTAGCGGTATCGGCTCATTGGCCTCATTGAAATCCGAGTCGGTCAACAACGACTCCTTGCCGTCTAGTCCTCAGACAACAGAGAag AAACTATTCGAAACTGTTGTGCAACCACAGCCGCGTCCGAAAGAGACAAAAGTTGAAGATGTCAAAGTAATGTACGGAGGGCATGATATTCTTAACTTGAGTGCTAATCTCACGGATCCTCGATGGAACTACCGCGCCACGGTACTGCCACCCAATAATCCTGCATTGTTCTTTGCCAACCGATCGCAGTACCACCGGCTGGGACCCTATGGAACTCGCACGCAGTATGTAAAAGATTCTTGCCGCATGTGTGGCTTCTCATGGGTTGTAGCTGCCACAGAATAA
- the LOC123669333 gene encoding uncharacterized protein LOC123669333 isoform X2 has product MALTVALPLAGLETEDFNSFRHIIDIASLSQSQTSPSPSVSSESSGIGSLASLKSESVNNDSLPSSPQTTEKKLFETVVQPQPRPKETKVEDVKVMYGGHDILNLSANLTDPRWNYRATVLPPNNPALFFANRSQYHRLGPYGTRTHFLLFRLPP; this is encoded by the exons ATGGCTTTAACAGTTGCACTACCACTGGCTGGATTGGAGACAGAAGATTTTAATTCGTTCAGGCATATCATAGACATAGCGAGCCTGTCCCAGTCTCAAACGAGCCCGAGCCCATCTGTCTCCAGCGAATCTAGCGGTATCGGCTCATTGGCCTCATTGAAATCCGAGTCGGTCAACAACGACTCCTTGCCGTCTAGTCCTCAGACAACAGAGAag AAACTATTCGAAACTGTTGTGCAACCACAGCCGCGTCCGAAAGAGACAAAAGTTGAAGATGTCAAAGTAATGTACGGAGGGCATGATATTCTTAACTTGAGTGCTAATCTCACGGATCCTCGATGGAACTACCGCGCCACGGTACTGCCACCCAATAATCCTGCATTGTTCTTTGCCAACCGATCGCAGTACCACCGGCTGGGACCCTATGGAACTCGCACGCA ttttttgctGTTCCGGCTTCCTCCGTGA